The genomic stretch AGCTGCATTTATGAATGATCTGCAGAATAGTGGTCGGAAGCATCTGTTTGTTGGCTTTGATAGCACAATGGAGATTGGTCTTAGAGGTCCAACCAATCTATTTGGACATCCAACTGACAAGCAGGTGATTGAATTGGATCAAGCGCTATCACAGTGGGATACTGACTTTGACAAGGCTCCAGTGACAAAAATTGCATTTGGGCACTTCCCTTTGTCTTTCTCAGCATTAACAGAGTCAGGAAAAAGTATCAAGGATGTTTTTCTAAAACAATCATTGGCAGCATACTTGTGTGGGCATCTTCATACAAGGTTCGGGAAAAACTTGAAACGATACTACCATCGGCAAGTCCAGGAACCATCATTATCAGAGCATTACTACCAACTTAACATGCACCAAGGAGATGCAATCCATAGTAATAAGGAAAACTGTTCTGAAGAAGCAGCTCATATTGAAGAGTTCTGGGAATGGGAGATGGGTGATTGGAGAAAGAGCAGAAGTATGAGGGTACTAGCAATTGATGATGGATATGTCTCCTATACTGATATAGATTTCAGATTAGGCTCAAAGAGCATAATCATACTACCTACCTTTCCACTTGATTCAAGATTCATGCAGAGAGCCTCTGGTTTTCGTGATTTCAAATGTCATGTCCCGGGGGCATCGTCTTTTGATACCGTGAGAGCTCTTGTTTTCTCTAAACATGAGATAGTATCTGtttctataaaaatatatgaCTCAAGGCCAGGAACTCTTGAAGTAGTCTTTGACTCTGAAATGAAAAGGGTGGATTCCAATGAAACTCGAGGAAATATGTATTTGATACCATGGAACTGGAGGGCATTTGAAGATTCCTCTCCCAGCCGATATTGGCTCCAAATTGAAGTGATGGATATAACAGGTGACACAAGTGTCAGCCAGTTGAGGCCATTCTCTGTTAACGGCTTGTCTGCAAGAGTGAACTGGACATGGAAAGAGTTTTTTGTGATGGGTATCCAGTGGGCTTCAATATATCATCCTGCACTGTGGTGTGCCTTTTCTCTAATTTTTTCGTTGCTTCTTGTTCCACAAGTTTTAGCAGTGGTATTCAAAGATCAGTTCACATATAAATGTCTATGCACATATGGTAGGCAGAGGACACTGTTGAAATCTCTAGTTGGTGGTTTCATCTGTTCTTTTGTTGAACTCGCCAGGGTGATTCTTGTATGGTTATTGCTCCTGCTATATGCTGTCTATTTAGTTTTTATACCTTGGTTATTTGGTCACCCTGTTACTGAAGATGGTAGCCTGACATTCATGACATATAAAGGTTGGATTCTAAAAGGACCCAATAGTAGCAACAAAGTAGTCCATGCTGGGATTCCAGATGTCATGGTCATTGTTCTACCTCACCTTTGTTTTGTGTTACTACCCACTATTGTGATTTTAGCTGCCATGGCTGCTGAGAGAGCTGCATATCGAGAGCATTATCTTTCTCGATCAGGAAAGAAGAAAGATGATTACTACCAAAAGAGCAGGAGACAGATAGAACATGAAAACTTTTGGAATGGTCGCTGGATTAGAAAATTTCTGTGTGTTCTTTGCGTGGTGGTTCTATGGAAACATTGGAAGGTATAAAAGCACAAGTACAAGTTTATGTGCTTGCAGTTATTCCTATTCCAAACAATTTTCTGACCCCTTATCTTTATGCAGCTTTGCAGAGCGCTTGTGAAGGCTTATGCTATGAACTCTTTGCTCCATGCGCCAGTACTTTTCTTCTTCATTCCTTTACTCATGGTGTTTGCCATCTACAAGACATGGTCCATTTAGCTGTTCAGGAGTTCCGAAGGTATGCTGCACTGGACTGTTTACAAATGGTCCTTCATTTTGTGAAGACTAACTCACAACTGAAGGTTTACTACTTCCATTTTCTCTCTCTCATTCAGAGAGCATTTTTGTTAGATTGTTTAACACATATAGCTTTCAGCATTGTGCTGCGTATAAATGAGAGACTACACAACATTTCACTAGAATGGACGGTTAGGATCTAGACCAAGTGAGGAAGGGATATACTGCTCAATATATAGTTACTCCTCTTTCTTTTGTGAAAGTTCTTTTTTCCTCCTTTGTTGAGCTACTGGCTTTGTTTTTCGTTACATTTATCCTTGTGAGACTTTGGCCATCTACAGTTTAAAAAATGTTAGCATTGTCGTTTGAGGAAAGTTTGTTATACTGCTCTATTCAAGCCTGGATGCCTTTTTCCTGTTTGGAACATGTCACGCAAAATTTGAAATGAAGAGGTAATGATTTGCGTAGCTCCCAGCTTTGACCATCATATAGATCATGGTGTTAATATTCTCCTTGGAGAAGTGTGAGTACAACTCTGCTCTCTAGTCTCTAGTAAAATATTCAGTCGATCTGGAAATATGCAGCAAAGAATGCAGAGCAGGGGCGATTGGAATGCTGCAGGCTAAGGCGCCACCAAGAATGTGTTCTGCTGAAGATGGCCACACCATTCTGTTGTCATCAGTGAGACCACACACCCTGCTCATCAGAGCTTGCATACATCTCATCAGTGATGACTGATGATCACTATTTCACACGGTTCTATTGCTTGTAGTGATTAGTGAAGCTTGTAGCAATGCAGCATGTCTGGAAGAAGGTGAGCTGTGCCTGTGAGGCTGCTTATGCCTGCAATCGGCTTTTGCTTATTCCTGCTAGGTGTGTAGTTACTCAGTGAAATGAAATAGTCGACTGGATAAAAGTAACTTGAGGAATGAAGGCTATGTTCCTTTCCTCTTTCGGTTTTCACTCTTCAGAATTCAGGAaaactccctccgtcctaaaatAACTGTTGTTCTCGCTTCTCAagaaactttgactaaatatatattttaaaatattaatacttatgatatataattagtatcaccagaaagatctttaaatctagttttttaataaatttatttagaaatataaatataacatgtattttctataaatctagttaAATTTGTGACATGAAAATCTAAAACTGATAGttattttgggatggagggaataGCTTAGAGCAAGatcaataatagagccaagtgtttggctataagccaagtgattagagccaagttatacaataagttgtctcaTATTTGTTTCTAAAACATCTCTTTCATATTTTTCTCACAACACTTGTTATTTGGGTCcaccattacctatgcatccgtTCTCAGTTTGTGAGAACTaagctatcatctctcttctctcttctctcctccgtATTAGTATTAGCTTGGTTATAAGTATattattgtacctgctcttAGGCCCGGTTACAGTACAACATAGTATAAGGCACATTGATACGATGCCTCATCGGGTCCACTTACATATTGTACAGACTTGCAGAATTTCCCGCTGGGCCGCTTCATTGCTTGGCGCCTGGGCCGCTGGGCCACTACTCCGAAAATACGGGATTTTTCCGCGGGAACATTCCCGCTAAAAAAATGGAACCGAGAAAACAGTCCAGTCCGGAAAACACCTCACCCGAATTCTTTCATTTCTATATGAAATTTTTTCTAATTTTGTTTTTCGAGTTAAACAGTATCAGTCTGCGGTTTACGGTGTCGGTTGATATGGGATTTtcccgtaccgttttcatccgtaGTCACTGAGCCACATCATCTATTAAAATTTATTCTTCATCCTCATAGCAAGGTACGCGGTATGCTCTACTACTAGTCTTTTTGCGCGCGCCCATGCGCGCAGGAAATTGGCCAGTCGTGTGTAAGACCATTGAAACAAAACAGAGCCGGTTGGATATGTGATCATAAGGCTGGAGGACTATACCAGTAAAGATATCTAGCCATCGCAGTCACTTAACATGAGAACACACGCTGCAATAATGCAATCCTTAGTTGGATACGGGTCCAAATTTGTGCACACCCATGTGCGCGTGATAATTTTACATGATAGTTTTATAACTATTTGATTAATAGAATAATAGATATACATATGAGATATAACAAAGAATAGATATGACTCAGAAACATATTTTGGTGCCAGCACATTACATTGATATATAATAGTTTGACTTAAACACACGTTACACAAGGCACTTGTCAATAAGCCAACATAGATAGGCTATAGCTCTTCACAAGGTAGCATG from Sorghum bicolor cultivar BTx623 chromosome 3, Sorghum_bicolor_NCBIv3, whole genome shotgun sequence encodes the following:
- the LOC8078664 gene encoding putative metallophosphoesterase At3g03305 — translated: MRGAFLLEPRGDEMTHDRRQKSEPQSRSALGVPHPCVFAMETRGKRLLPFLLVLIAAAVAPSAMSRDEREVVKVSGAPDGVVWAAQLSDLHFSVHHPERAYDFRRYVGPALAMVNPDLVLITGDLTDGKSKDLLTMKQNEAEWVEYESTMKEIIESSKLPRRIFYDLRGNHDSFGVPASGDDYDFYNKYSINAKLRRQGRVQSITLENSGRKHLFVGFDSTMEIGLRGPTNLFGHPTDKQVIELDQALSQWDTDFDKAPVTKIAFGHFPLSFSALTESGKSIKDVFLKQSLAAYLCGHLHTRFGKNLKRYYHRQVQEPSLSEHYYQLNMHQGDAIHSNKENCSEEAAHIEEFWEWEMGDWRKSRSMRVLAIDDGYVSYTDIDFRLGSKSIIILPTFPLDSRFMQRASGFRDFKCHVPGASSFDTVRALVFSKHEIVSVSIKIYDSRPGTLEVVFDSEMKRVDSNETRGNMYLIPWNWRAFEDSSPSRYWLQIEVMDITGDTSVSQLRPFSVNGLSARVNWTWKEFFVMGIQWASIYHPALWCAFSLIFSLLLVPQVLAVVFKDQFTYKCLCTYGRQRTLLKSLVGGFICSFVELARVILVWLLLLLYAVYLVFIPWLFGHPVTEDGSLTFMTYKGWILKGPNSSNKVVHAGIPDVMVIVLPHLCFVLLPTIVILAAMAAERAAYREHYLSRSGKKKDDYYQKSRRQIEHENFWNGRWIRKFLCVLCVVVLWKHWKLCRALVKAYAMNSLLHAPVLFFFIPLLMVFAIYKTWSI